One Ricinus communis isolate WT05 ecotype wild-type chromosome 7, ASM1957865v1, whole genome shotgun sequence genomic region harbors:
- the LOC8269130 gene encoding cytochrome P450 CYP72A219: MAVLAIALWLFVLLALLSSLRLVYVIWWRPKIIEKKLRNQGIHVLPCKLPHGNVKEINELASEAKSKPCPELTHDIAPRLDPLLQELSMAYKKPFAVCYGKIPTVIIMDPELIREILTRKFEFQKPEVGPTMKLFLKGLANIDGDKWVKHRKIINPAFHIEKLKGMLPFFMASCEEMVEKWDKLIDSAGSCELDVMPEFQNLTGDVISRAAFGSNLEEGRLLFSLQRKQGELLLRSLINLNSLWSRFLPSELNKRMMQIHQEIQSLLLGLIENREKAVLSGNENQNDLLNLLLKSNFNEVHQNKNIGMSREDMIEECKLFYFAGHETTANLLTWTMIVLSMHQNWQERARQEVLQLIGKNKPTFNDLNHLKTVKMILLEVLRLYPPTSLVRSIYKETKLGEYSLPAGVSLKVPLYLVQRDPELWGADATEFNPERFSNGITKAAKDFFAFGWGPRICIGQHFAMLEAKLALALILQHFSFELSSTYRHAPNVVLTLQPQFGGQIILRKI; this comes from the exons ATGGCAGTCCTGGCAATTGCATTGTGGCTGTTTGTTCTGTTAGCCTTGCTTTCGAGTTTGAGATTAGTGTATGTGATATGGTGGAGACCCAAGATAATAGAGAAGAAGTTGAGAAATCAAGGCATACATGTCCTTCCATGTAAGTTACCACATGGAAATGTGAAAGAGATTAACGAGTTAGCCTCAGAGGCTAAGTCTAAGCCATGCCCGGAACTCACTCATGATATCGCTCCTCGCCTCGACCCTCTGCTTCAAGAACTATCTATGGCCTATA AGAAGCCATTTGCTGTTTGTTATGGAAAGATTCCTACTGTTATAATCATGGATCCAGAGCTGATAAGAGAGATATTGACAAGGAAGTTCGAATTTCAGAAGCCAGAAGTAGGTCCAACCATGAAGCTTTTCTTGAAAGGTCTTGCAAATATTGATGGAGATAAATGGGTAAAGCATAGGAAGATAATCAATCCTGCTTTCCACATAGAGAAGTTGAAG GGGATGTTGCCATTTTTCATGGCATCCTGTGAGGAAATGGTTGAGAAATGGGACAAGCTGATAGACTCAGCAGGCTCTTGTGAATTAGATGTTATGCCAGAGTTTCAGAACTTAACAGGTGATGTTATATCAAGAGCAGCTTTTGGTAGCAATCTAGAAGAAGGCAGGTTGTTATTCTCTCTTCAAAGGAAACAAGGAGAACTGCTTTTACGGTCACTTATCAATCTCAATTCTCTATGGTCACG GTTCTTGCCCTCagaattaaacaaaagaatgaTGCAAATACACCAAGAAATTCAATCTTTGCTCCTTGGCCTAATAGAAAATCGAGAGAAGGCTGTTCTGTCAGGAAATGAAAACCAGAATGACTTGCTCAATTTATTACTCAAGTCTAATTTCAATGAGGTTCatcagaataaaaatattggaaTGTCAAGAGAAGATATGATAGAAGAATGCAAGCTATTCTACTTTGCTGGTCATGAGACCACTGCGAATTTGTTAACATGGACTATGATTGTATTGAGTATGCATCAAAATTGGCAGGAAAGAGCTAGGCAAGAGGTTCTGCAACTCATAGGAAAAAACAAACCAACTTTCAATGACTTGAACCACTTGAAGACT GTGAAAATGATTCTGCTTGAGGTCCTGAGATTATACCCACCAACATCCCTCGTTCGATCTATTTATAAAGAGACTAAACTCGGAGAATACTCTCTGCCAGCAGGAGTCAGCTTGAAGGTCCCACTGTACCTTGTCCAGAGGGATCCTGAACTATGGGGAGCAGACGCGACAGAGTTCAATCCTGAAAGATTTTCCAATGGGATTACGAAGGCAGCAAAGGATTTCTTTGCTTTCGGTTGGGGGCCAAGAATATGCATTGGACAGCACTTTGCTATGCTTGAAGCTAAATTAGCACTAGCTCTCATTTTGCAACACTTCTCATTTGAGCTTTCGTCTACTTACAGACATGCTCCAAATGTTGTCCTTACTCTTCAACCTCAGTTTGGCGGGCAAATTATCTTACGCAAAATTTGA